A window from Sus scrofa isolate TJ Tabasco breed Duroc chromosome 2, Sscrofa11.1, whole genome shotgun sequence encodes these proteins:
- the LOC100515716 gene encoding LOW QUALITY PROTEIN: olfactory receptor 2G6-like (The sequence of the model RefSeq protein was modified relative to this genomic sequence to represent the inferred CDS: inserted 1 base in 1 codon; deleted 2 bases in 1 codon) produces the protein MEESNNSSEKGFLLLGFSDRPQLESILFVIILFFYILSLLGNTAIILVSCLDPKLHMPMYFFLSNLSCINICFTISVAPQLLVTMNKKDKHENMSYGGCVAQFYVAMGWXSSGCILLAVMAYDCYAAVHQSLQYTAFMHPQLCVSLASIAWLSGLISSLILCSLTVQLPLCCHHKLDHIFCEVPVLIKLACVDTTFNEVELFVASVIFLIVPVSLILVSYGFITQAVLSIKSARGHQKAFGTCSSHLIVVIIFNGTIIFMYVQPAKSSSKNQGKFFSLFYTIVTPLLNPIFYTLRNKDVKLAMRTLVMGNTLCSELV, from the exons ATGGAGGaaagcaacaacagctctgaaaagggatttcttcttcttggattttctgaTAGGCCCCAGCTAGAGAGCATCctttttgttataattttgttCTTCTACATCCTAAGCCTCTTGGGGAACACTGCCATCATTTTGGTGTCTTGCCTTGACCCCAAACTCCACAtgcccatgtactttttcctcagcAACCTCTCTTGCATAAACATCTGCTTCACCATAAGTGTTGCCCCACAGTTGCTGGTTACCATGAATAAGAAAGACAAG CATGAGAACATGAGCTATGGTGGATGTGTGGCCCAGTTTTATGTGGCCATGGGGT TGTCCTCTGGGTGTATTCTCCTGGCAGTCATGGCTTATGATTGCTATGCTGCTGTCCACCAGTCTCTGCAATACACAGCCTTTATGCATCCTCAGCTCTGTGTATCCTTGGCCAGCATAGCATGGCTCAGTGGCCTCATCTCTTCCCTTATTCTATGCTCCCTGACTGTGCAGCTTCCCCTTTGTTGTCACCACAAACTGGACCACATTTTTTGTGAGGTGCCAGTGCTCATCAAACTTGCCTGTGTGGATACAACTTTCAATGAGGTAGAACTCTTTGTGGCCAGTGTAATCTTTCTAATTGTTCCTGTGTCACTCATCTTAGTCTCCTATGGCTTTATAACACAAGCTGTGTTGAGTATAAAATCAGCTAGAGGGCACCAAAAGGCCTTTGGGACTTGTTCCTCCCATCtgattgtggtcatcattttCAATGGGACCATCATTTTCATGTATGTTCAGCCAGCTAAAAGTAGCTCCAAAAACCAGGGaaagtttttctctcttttctacacCATAGTCACCCCACTCTTAAACCCCATTTTCTATACACTGAGAAACAAAGATGTGAAATtagccatgaggacactggtAATGGGAAATACTTTGTGTTCAGAATTGGTATGA